One genomic window of Methanospirillum lacunae includes the following:
- a CDS encoding helix-turn-helix domain-containing protein: MRAEEYDWIIYHVICEEKNNTADEICEKSGFSQEQVSESLERLKKTRLVECRGDRYRVCSLEEFIFSSQINQDPFSDIFIENGVIKVKTAAKQPEDKNQDDSGNQG; this comes from the coding sequence GTGAGAGCAGAAGAGTACGACTGGATAATCTACCACGTCATATGCGAAGAGAAAAACAACACTGCAGATGAGATCTGCGAGAAGAGCGGTTTTTCGCAGGAACAGGTTTCAGAGTCACTGGAACGACTTAAGAAAACCCGCCTCGTGGAATGCCGTGGTGATCGATATCGCGTCTGCTCTCTTGAAGAGTTCATTTTTTCGAGCCAGATAAACCAGGATCCTTTTTCAGATATTTTCATCGAAAATGGAGTTATAAAAGTGAAAACCGCGGCTAAGCAACCAGAAGATAAGAATCAGGATGATTCGGGGAACCAGGGATGA
- a CDS encoding regulator of amino acid metabolism, contains ACT domain protein translates to MDAPALILIDLSLHDLFSSDPERPVIYLCQIKTLHHMWSAILSGFSDSPSQGRVVRFLLENGFGVNEEGRICCNSIPIASTQIGQRVGVDRRVVDTTAKRILDSQYRDIFLSMRATPDVTLIADKLSLSVITILPDDATRTGIVDACIHVLSSHGIGIRQLFVTDPHLSEDPRLVIITESVIPAQVIEDLRALPVVRRLIL, encoded by the coding sequence GTGGACGCACCAGCACTTATACTTATTGACTTGAGTCTCCATGATCTCTTCTCTTCCGATCCAGAGAGGCCCGTTATTTATCTTTGCCAGATCAAAACTCTGCATCATATGTGGTCGGCTATTCTCTCCGGTTTTTCAGATTCTCCGTCCCAGGGAAGGGTTGTCAGGTTTCTCCTAGAGAACGGATTCGGGGTGAATGAGGAGGGAAGGATCTGCTGTAACTCTATCCCTATCGCATCAACACAGATTGGCCAGCGGGTGGGTGTTGATCGCAGGGTGGTGGACACAACTGCAAAGCGCATCCTTGATTCCCAATACAGAGATATTTTCCTATCAATGAGGGCGACCCCCGATGTGACCCTCATTGCTGACAAACTCTCACTCTCGGTTATTACGATCCTTCCTGATGACGCCACCAGGACCGGAATCGTTGATGCCTGCATTCACGTCCTCTCCTCTCATGGGATTGGGATAAGACAACTCTTTGTCACTGATCCCCATCTCTCCGAAGATCCACGGCTGGTCATTATAACAGAGAGTGTAATTCCTGCTCAGGTTATCGAAGATCTCAGAGCACTGCCGGTGGTCAGACGGCTTATCCTCTAA
- a CDS encoding transcription factor: MVTVEELLKEPAIVAYLHRMIGDEGMDLVRRFPEGKEYSDEELAELTEINLNSVRNTLYTLYEHRLARYRRIKNNETGWLTYLWQLQLSNIYDAVAKDMDVILTKLKKRHFYEEQNDFYICKECGCVSTFYDAMDSQFACPACEKQMSHFDNDPLVDALARRIARMKETLGYA, encoded by the coding sequence ATGGTCACCGTAGAAGAGCTGCTCAAGGAGCCGGCGATCGTGGCGTACCTGCACCGGATGATCGGTGATGAGGGGATGGACCTTGTCCGCCGGTTCCCTGAGGGGAAAGAGTACAGCGACGAAGAACTGGCCGAACTGACCGAGATTAACCTGAACTCAGTCAGGAACACGCTCTATACCCTGTATGAGCACCGGCTTGCACGATACCGGAGGATTAAGAATAACGAGACAGGCTGGCTGACCTATCTGTGGCAACTACAGCTCTCCAATATCTATGACGCAGTTGCAAAGGACATGGACGTGATCCTTACAAAACTGAAGAAGCGTCACTTTTACGAGGAGCAGAACGACTTTTACATCTGCAAGGAATGTGGATGCGTATCCACGTTCTATGATGCAATGGATAGCCAGTTCGCATGCCCTGCATGTGAAAAGCAGATGTCCCACTTTGATAATGATCCTCTTGTAGATGCACTGGCACGTCGGATTGCCAGGATGAAGGAAACCCTCGGGTATGCCTGA
- a CDS encoding HDIG domain-containing metalloprotein, with protein MPDPGDKYIRYLKEAGCDPQVISHCITVREVAVRITDLILSAGTAKVDRDLVAAGAILHDIGRSETHGMDHADAGGRICRETGFSQEICRIVERHIGAGLNRSDRKGFGLSEEDRIPETIEEKIVAHADNLVKGSGIITRSDLDVSIQKFPHDVQARFTALADELEALAGSRLP; from the coding sequence ATGCCTGATCCCGGGGACAAGTATATCAGATATCTCAAAGAAGCAGGCTGTGATCCCCAGGTAATCTCACATTGCATCACGGTGCGTGAGGTTGCGGTAAGGATAACAGACCTGATCCTTTCTGCCGGTACAGCAAAAGTTGATCGCGATCTCGTTGCTGCCGGTGCTATTCTTCATGATATCGGCAGATCAGAGACACATGGCATGGATCATGCCGATGCGGGAGGGAGGATCTGCAGAGAAACCGGGTTTTCACAGGAGATATGCCGGATCGTTGAGCGACATATCGGTGCTGGCCTGAACCGAAGTGATCGAAAAGGATTCGGGCTTTCAGAAGAGGATCGAATTCCTGAAACGATTGAGGAGAAGATCGTAGCACATGCTGATAATCTGGTGAAAGGATCAGGGATCATCACGAGAAGCGATCTTGATGTATCCATCCAGAAGTTTCCACATGATGTTCAGGCAAGATTTACAGCGCTTGCTGATGAACTCGAAGCACTCGCGGGCAGCAGACTTCCCTGA
- a CDS encoding SIMPL domain-containing protein yields the protein MQFLRVCVVLVLVLFLAGISYADDTKETKTNQIHVSGSGTIKTTPDRCEISFSVVTKNPDVKAAQKENARKMDGLMSVLKDPAKGNLTPAEISTSSYSISEVYSPDDALKAKFGDNVTIYEVSNTISVETSQLDSVGDLIDMAVANGANSISSLKFTLSKQKTAELRSEALKIAVEKARSDADATTSALGTGVGAVHEVTVEDSYNPPVYYNQDFRTEKLAAAAPSTPIEPGSVDVSARVSVTYEIA from the coding sequence ATGCAGTTCTTACGCGTATGTGTTGTGCTGGTACTGGTCCTTTTTCTCGCTGGTATTTCATATGCAGATGATACCAAAGAGACAAAGACAAATCAGATCCATGTGTCTGGCAGTGGAACCATCAAAACCACTCCGGATCGGTGTGAGATATCTTTCTCGGTTGTAACAAAGAATCCTGATGTTAAAGCTGCACAGAAGGAGAATGCCCGCAAGATGGATGGTTTGATGTCCGTTCTCAAAGATCCTGCGAAAGGGAATCTTACCCCAGCAGAAATCAGTACAAGTTCATATTCTATATCAGAAGTATACAGCCCTGATGACGCACTCAAGGCGAAATTCGGGGATAATGTGACCATATACGAGGTCTCGAATACCATATCAGTTGAGACCTCACAACTCGATTCAGTAGGGGATCTTATCGATATGGCGGTTGCAAACGGTGCAAATAGTATCAGTTCTCTGAAATTTACCCTGAGCAAGCAGAAAACTGCCGAATTGCGCAGTGAAGCTCTTAAGATCGCTGTAGAAAAAGCACGTTCTGACGCCGATGCCACTACGTCTGCCCTTGGAACCGGTGTCGGGGCGGTGCATGAGGTGACAGTTGAGGACAGTTATAATCCCCCTGTGTACTACAATCAGGACTTCAGAACTGAAAAACTGGCTGCAGCAGCTCCTTCAACTCCAATAGAGCCCGGTAGTGTGGATGTCAGCGCACGGGTTTCAGTAACATACGAGATTGCCTGA
- a CDS encoding sensor histidine kinase has translation MMPIFTADKPVIRIHYIEDNLIDQQALTRVAQKKSLPYQIDLSSSLAEARSRNQMYDLVICDFFLSDGTILDLLPTFDTRTPVIVVTGQADLNNAVTALKLGAKDYLVKDPEREYLNLLPIQIENLLKQQRNERDRKRLSSLLFSVGGAIPFGVYLYEPITGSVMYANNAFFSIWDFDTETSESLLTHDLISRQIKTLLKYEGDDLPMFPLGEDGISGIARSGEVRVRNSKTIRYYTDRIPIEPGDPPCYVSIFEDNTALSQAHEAVNDYSRRLEHLNASLDQRVQERTQQLEDLMKKQRDLIVNIGHDLRTPLTPLVALLPYLQHNETDGEKKNTLRVLCESTMMIRSLVEEILMTENLGVEKSAFSQRDTRPCDLGSMADEIIEASLPVISSKGLSIRNDIKPGMMIRIKYIHLHLILEKLINNALQFTEPGGTITLHGGKDREYTWFCVSDTGIGLTHEDSSRIFDDFYKADASRSDLLSHGLGLSVVRKLVLLNNGHITVKSDGLGMGTRFCVSLPDRSVRSNQPMWD, from the coding sequence ATGATGCCGATATTTACGGCAGATAAGCCGGTAATCAGGATTCACTATATTGAAGACAACCTGATTGACCAGCAAGCACTAACCCGGGTGGCTCAGAAAAAGTCCTTACCATATCAGATAGATCTCTCGTCGTCCCTAGCCGAGGCTCGGTCCCGAAACCAGATGTATGATCTGGTAATCTGCGACTTTTTCCTATCTGACGGGACCATCCTTGATCTTCTCCCCACATTTGATACCCGGACCCCGGTAATTGTTGTGACCGGGCAGGCAGATTTGAACAATGCAGTCACTGCACTAAAGCTTGGGGCAAAGGATTACCTGGTAAAAGATCCTGAACGTGAGTATTTAAATCTCCTTCCAATCCAGATTGAAAACCTGCTTAAACAGCAGCGGAATGAACGCGACAGAAAACGGCTCTCCTCGCTCTTATTTTCTGTGGGGGGGGCGATTCCGTTTGGGGTGTATCTGTATGAACCCATAACAGGGTCCGTGATGTATGCAAATAATGCATTTTTCTCAATCTGGGACTTTGATACTGAGACATCGGAGTCACTGTTGACTCACGATTTAATTTCCAGACAGATTAAAACCCTGCTCAAATACGAGGGTGATGACCTTCCTATGTTCCCCTTGGGTGAAGATGGAATTTCAGGAATTGCCAGATCGGGAGAAGTTAGAGTTCGGAATTCAAAAACGATACGCTATTACACAGACCGGATCCCTATAGAACCTGGGGATCCTCCTTGTTATGTGAGTATATTTGAAGATAATACTGCCCTGAGCCAGGCACACGAGGCGGTAAATGATTACTCCCGCAGGCTTGAGCATCTGAATGCATCTCTAGATCAGCGGGTTCAGGAGCGGACACAACAACTTGAGGATCTGATGAAAAAACAGCGTGATCTGATCGTAAATATTGGACACGACCTTCGCACTCCTCTCACCCCGCTTGTAGCCCTGCTTCCATATCTTCAACATAACGAGACCGATGGCGAGAAGAAGAATACTCTGAGAGTTCTCTGCGAGAGTACGATGATGATAAGGTCCCTGGTGGAAGAGATCCTGATGACGGAAAACCTGGGAGTTGAGAAATCCGCATTTAGTCAGCGGGATACGAGGCCTTGTGATCTTGGTAGTATGGCAGATGAGATTATCGAAGCTTCACTTCCGGTCATAAGTTCTAAAGGGCTTTCTATCAGGAATGACATCAAGCCCGGGATGATGATTCGGATCAAGTACATTCATCTCCATCTCATTCTTGAGAAATTGATCAATAATGCATTGCAATTTACTGAACCTGGAGGAACTATTACCCTTCATGGTGGAAAAGATCGCGAATATACCTGGTTTTGTGTATCAGATACGGGAATCGGTCTGACACATGAGGATTCATCCCGGATCTTTGACGATTTTTACAAGGCTGATGCATCACGGAGTGACCTTCTGTCTCACGGGCTCGGCCTCTCAGTAGTCAGGAAACTTGTTCTTCTCAATAACGGCCATATAACGGTAAAGAGCGACGGTCTAGGCATGGGTACCCGGTTTTGTGTCTCCCTCCCGGATCGTTCCGTAAGGTCCAACCAGCCTATGTGGGACTGA
- a CDS encoding tRNA (cytidine(56)-2'-O)-methyltransferase, which translates to MKEVAILRLGHRPQRDQRVTTHVGLTARALGATGMYLSSNDTGIVKSILDVGERWGGKFFVENDVGWHSCIRRWKEAGGTVVHLTMFGLNLPDVEEEILSRDKILVVVGAEKVPGEVYHLADFNVAVSNQPHSEISSMAIFLDHLMGKDALVQKFPNAQVRVVPCKEGKLVEEIKPEE; encoded by the coding sequence ATGAAAGAGGTTGCAATTTTAAGGCTTGGTCACCGCCCGCAGCGGGATCAGCGTGTCACAACTCATGTTGGATTGACAGCCCGGGCTCTCGGTGCAACCGGAATGTATCTGTCATCCAATGACACCGGGATTGTAAAGAGTATCCTTGATGTTGGTGAACGCTGGGGTGGCAAATTCTTTGTTGAGAACGATGTAGGCTGGCATTCGTGTATCCGCCGCTGGAAAGAGGCAGGTGGAACGGTAGTGCATCTCACCATGTTTGGACTAAACCTGCCCGATGTCGAGGAGGAGATCCTTTCCCGTGATAAGATTCTCGTAGTCGTTGGTGCTGAGAAAGTACCTGGAGAGGTGTATCATCTGGCAGATTTCAATGTCGCGGTCAGTAACCAGCCACACTCAGAAATCTCGAGTATGGCTATCTTCCTTGACCACCTGATGGGAAAAGATGCCCTTGTCCAGAAATTCCCAAATGCACAGGTGAGAGTTGTTCCCTGCAAGGAAGGCAAGCTGGTCGAGGAGATCAAACCTGAAGAATGA
- a CDS encoding ATP-grasp domain-containing protein has product MTRATQRILVAGFSTRHVVSSAVRAGLEVCAIDNFCDQDLRRLVFAYKRFEELAELPDLIRSFCREQKVDAVITTSGAEDLQDLPVPILGTDPGTAAKFLDKSLTQQFFEEHGFPVPARVLPGVFPAMLKPCRGSGGWRNALVTSEEDIRAWESLFPDEPYLLQELMPGIPASVCCVANGHKAVAVAANLQILRGSEEARFGFCGSVTPFCHPLAEQMCIMAEKIASASGCCGVLGIDFLVTDTKITAIEVNPRFVATLDTIERATGCNLVKMHIDACNGVLPDTIPKAEKTSIRQILFAPRDLTIRIDLSALIPDVADIPVPPASFEQGDAVISVYGEGEDEASARLTLDNTIRRVTQYIG; this is encoded by the coding sequence ATGACCAGAGCAACTCAGAGAATCCTGGTTGCCGGATTCTCAACCAGGCATGTAGTCTCTTCAGCGGTCAGGGCAGGACTTGAAGTCTGTGCTATCGATAATTTTTGTGACCAGGATCTGAGGCGTCTTGTATTCGCATACAAACGGTTTGAAGAGCTTGCAGAACTTCCTGATCTGATCCGTTCCTTTTGTCGAGAACAAAAGGTAGACGCGGTTATCACAACATCCGGTGCTGAAGATCTTCAGGATCTTCCAGTTCCAATACTGGGAACAGACCCAGGTACGGCAGCAAAATTCCTGGACAAATCTTTAACACAACAGTTCTTCGAGGAGCACGGGTTTCCTGTTCCTGCCAGGGTTTTGCCGGGAGTTTTTCCTGCGATGCTCAAACCATGTCGGGGATCAGGGGGCTGGAGAAACGCTCTTGTTACAAGTGAAGAGGATATCAGGGCATGGGAGAGTCTCTTTCCAGATGAACCATACCTTCTTCAGGAACTGATGCCAGGTATCCCGGCTTCGGTCTGCTGCGTTGCAAACGGGCATAAGGCTGTGGCAGTTGCCGCGAACCTCCAGATTTTACGGGGGAGTGAGGAAGCCAGATTTGGATTCTGCGGATCAGTCACGCCATTTTGCCATCCCCTGGCAGAGCAGATGTGCATAATGGCTGAGAAGATTGCATCTGCATCCGGGTGTTGTGGAGTTCTGGGTATCGACTTTCTTGTAACAGACACCAAAATCACCGCGATAGAAGTCAATCCCAGGTTTGTTGCAACCCTTGATACCATCGAACGGGCGACCGGTTGCAACCTTGTAAAAATGCATATCGATGCCTGTAACGGTGTTCTCCCGGATACGATTCCAAAAGCAGAAAAAACCAGCATCAGGCAGATCCTCTTTGCACCCCGTGACCTGACCATCAGGATAGATCTATCAGCTCTTATCCCCGACGTTGCAGATATCCCGGTTCCTCCGGCATCGTTTGAACAAGGAGATGCTGTAATCAGTGTGTACGGTGAAGGAGAAGACGAGGCATCAGCCCGACTCACACTGGATAATACTATCAGAAGAGTAACCCAATATATAGGGTAA
- a CDS encoding CHASE4 domain-containing protein — MIHSLISFLFPDYKPGDRTGPFLIRRKLVLPILFLILILAILLILHNSEMILNSYAEAEDASTRFALMGVGSVITSYAETFERITLDYAKWDETYDFIREPDDRYLQENLQVRSLKNLGITYVSITDADGKTLYLKQYDPDTYAEITPVFLPGMLTSSEDNPGNTRTSLVCTNGSFLVVSQAGISNSYDNLSPAGVLTFGSPIQPKINKKAHDLMLNDTKVSVVSSIPHLTSVPAFNLSIEPVATLGEQNETWKSGTLSYTDPFSSSEIQITLSGDKHLLPHGRIYVSTSFLHSVIFCLIAIPLGILIIFLLFRRHDQVRSQIIAQNVELAALKERREILDKFHQVLDQYLYAGLESDQNIPLVTKGVSGMLKTEATFYTRFEDEGYSLVSSWPERDTNVHKWLAEFFLSQPDHPSSSFSFGGEYVLSIDDLPEEGRNLVQTVYPGARIVVSRAISVSGKQVGDLSLLLSGNEHESEVNQIMLDLIVHTLSGEENRRRTKAALNRRDLLLEAIGYSAAQVIGDLSDSSIIEILHKIVKKMGISEAHYFAWHMDSSGDPVLAHDYVWVQETADFSEDQLTWDEILESPLKSVIFEMQSPVAGPAEKFRKEQEFLTCQGIRSIALIPFIARRETRGVLVLVDRVRDRSWHASELDALRIATNMLMAALVRIDSDEEQKKRDENFQQFFDHLNDFVFILDSDGRIITANLFAQLETGIRASDMRGMRLSGLFTSRWMNTPLSPDENRMSAQERTAFLLTIEGKEIPVEIRYLSGIWNESQAVFCICKDISHLKRSEHKFATAFRSSQVLHAIWNLREERLIDANETFFETTGYSAKEILKSTHWSGYGIIDPDQFLHIKETILTEGSIRGLELPLKTKSGEIRHGSLYGALIEIDTDPCVLFSIADITERIRAEQKVQDLLKELSASNKGLQDFAHIVAHDLKDPLRGIYSLASWIGEDYFEQIGPDGQRYVGMITDQIQRMYQLIDGILAYSQAGIVREDRVPVNIRDIINETLQILSPPPSVNIVIETGLPVLTAERTKIQQVFQNLISNSLSCLNREDGEIQISAYPSSDKDGTPVEPDSDNTGKSPGFWTFEITDNGPGINPALHESIFEIFRSYPSGNAKKSSGIGLSIVKRIVETSGGSIWVKSVPGGGATFCFTLKNG, encoded by the coding sequence TTGATACATTCACTGATTTCATTTCTTTTTCCTGATTACAAACCAGGTGACCGGACCGGACCGTTCCTGATAAGAAGGAAACTGGTTCTGCCAATCCTGTTTCTTATATTGATTTTAGCCATTCTTCTGATTCTCCATAACTCGGAGATGATACTGAACTCGTATGCTGAAGCAGAAGATGCAAGCACCCGATTTGCTCTCATGGGTGTTGGCAGCGTGATAACATCATATGCCGAAACATTTGAGAGAATAACCCTTGATTATGCAAAGTGGGATGAAACTTATGATTTTATAAGGGAGCCGGATGACCGCTATCTCCAGGAGAATCTGCAGGTCAGATCGTTGAAAAACCTTGGAATCACTTATGTCTCTATTACTGATGCAGATGGAAAGACTCTGTATCTTAAACAGTATGATCCTGATACATATGCTGAAATAACTCCGGTTTTTCTTCCTGGTATGTTGACATCATCTGAAGATAATCCTGGAAATACCCGGACATCACTCGTATGCACAAATGGCAGTTTTTTGGTGGTTTCACAGGCAGGGATCAGCAACTCATATGATAATCTTTCTCCAGCAGGAGTACTCACTTTTGGTTCTCCGATTCAGCCAAAAATAAACAAAAAAGCTCACGATCTCATGCTGAATGACACGAAAGTAAGTGTGGTATCCTCAATACCTCATTTGACTTCAGTCCCTGCCTTTAATCTCTCAATAGAACCTGTTGCAACCCTAGGGGAGCAGAACGAGACATGGAAGTCAGGAACATTATCGTATACTGATCCCTTCTCATCTTCAGAGATCCAGATTACCTTATCTGGAGATAAGCACCTGTTACCGCATGGAAGAATATATGTATCAACTTCCTTTCTCCATTCCGTAATTTTCTGTCTCATAGCAATACCTCTCGGGATTCTCATTATCTTTCTTCTCTTCCGCAGGCATGATCAGGTCCGATCCCAAATCATTGCACAAAACGTAGAACTGGCAGCATTGAAAGAGCGTCGTGAAATTCTTGACAAATTTCACCAGGTCCTCGACCAGTACCTGTATGCCGGTCTTGAAAGTGACCAGAATATCCCTCTGGTAACGAAAGGTGTTTCAGGGATGCTTAAGACCGAAGCTACCTTCTACACCCGGTTTGAAGATGAGGGGTACTCACTCGTCAGTTCCTGGCCTGAAAGGGATACTAATGTCCATAAATGGCTGGCCGAATTTTTCTTATCACAGCCGGATCATCCGAGTTCCTCATTTTCTTTTGGTGGGGAATATGTACTCTCAATTGATGATTTACCTGAAGAAGGGAGAAATCTCGTACAAACAGTATATCCGGGAGCACGGATAGTTGTTTCAAGAGCCATTAGTGTTTCCGGGAAACAGGTTGGCGATCTCTCTCTCCTGCTATCAGGCAACGAACATGAGAGTGAGGTAAACCAGATCATGCTGGATCTGATTGTTCATACACTGAGCGGTGAAGAGAACCGGAGAAGAACAAAAGCTGCATTGAATCGGCGAGATCTTCTTCTTGAAGCCATCGGATATTCAGCTGCGCAGGTAATCGGTGATCTAAGCGACTCCTCGATCATCGAGATCCTTCATAAGATCGTCAAAAAGATGGGGATCAGCGAAGCTCATTATTTTGCCTGGCATATGGATTCTTCAGGAGACCCGGTTTTGGCCCATGATTATGTATGGGTGCAAGAAACCGCAGACTTCTCTGAAGATCAACTGACCTGGGATGAGATCCTTGAAAGTCCTCTCAAATCCGTCATTTTTGAGATGCAGAGTCCGGTGGCAGGTCCTGCAGAAAAATTTCGAAAAGAGCAGGAGTTCCTGACATGTCAGGGCATCAGGTCCATCGCCCTGATTCCATTTATTGCAAGAAGAGAAACACGGGGGGTGCTGGTACTTGTAGATCGGGTCCGTGATCGTTCATGGCATGCATCAGAACTTGATGCTCTCCGCATTGCCACCAACATGCTTATGGCTGCACTGGTACGGATCGATTCAGATGAGGAACAAAAGAAGAGAGATGAGAACTTTCAGCAGTTTTTTGATCATCTGAATGATTTTGTCTTTATTCTGGATTCTGATGGTAGGATTATAACGGCAAATCTCTTTGCACAGTTGGAGACCGGTATCAGGGCTTCAGATATGAGAGGGATGCGCCTTTCAGGTCTCTTCACCTCACGATGGATGAACACCCCCCTGTCGCCTGACGAAAACAGAATGTCTGCGCAGGAGCGGACTGCATTTCTTCTGACAATTGAAGGAAAGGAGATCCCGGTAGAGATTAGATATCTATCAGGTATATGGAATGAAAGTCAGGCAGTGTTCTGTATCTGTAAAGATATATCTCATCTCAAGCGTTCTGAGCACAAGTTTGCAACAGCGTTCAGGTCAAGCCAGGTTCTCCACGCTATTTGGAATTTACGTGAAGAACGTCTGATTGATGCCAACGAAACATTTTTTGAGACCACCGGTTACAGTGCAAAAGAGATCCTGAAATCAACTCACTGGTCAGGGTACGGGATCATCGATCCTGATCAGTTCCTGCATATCAAAGAAACCATCCTTACCGAAGGTTCAATTCGCGGGCTTGAACTCCCACTAAAGACTAAAAGCGGGGAGATACGGCATGGCTCACTTTATGGTGCTCTTATCGAGATAGATACCGATCCCTGCGTCCTCTTTTCTATCGCTGATATCACAGAACGGATACGGGCTGAACAGAAGGTACAGGATCTCCTGAAAGAACTTTCAGCTTCAAACAAGGGGCTCCAGGATTTTGCCCATATCGTTGCCCATGATCTCAAAGATCCCCTCAGAGGTATTTATTCACTGGCATCCTGGATAGGCGAGGATTATTTTGAACAGATAGGACCGGATGGCCAGCGATATGTTGGCATGATAACTGACCAGATCCAACGGATGTATCAATTGATCGATGGAATTCTTGCCTACTCACAGGCTGGCATAGTCAGAGAAGACCGTGTCCCGGTTAATATCAGGGATATTATAAACGAAACCCTGCAGATTCTCTCTCCTCCTCCATCTGTGAACATAGTAATTGAAACAGGTCTGCCTGTCCTAACAGCCGAGCGGACAAAGATTCAGCAGGTTTTTCAGAACCTCATCAGCAATTCCCTCTCCTGCCTGAACCGGGAAGATGGAGAGATACAAATCAGTGCGTATCCTTCTTCTGATAAGGATGGCACTCCTGTTGAACCGGACTCTGATAACACAGGCAAGAGTCCTGGTTTCTGGACATTTGAGATCACAGACAACGGCCCTGGTATAAATCCTGCTCTTCATGAGTCTATCTTTGAGATCTTCAGATCATACCCTTCCGGGAATGCTAAGAAGAGTTCTGGTATCGGTCTCTCCATTGTCAAACGGATTGTTGAAACGTCAGGCGGATCAATATGGGTTAAATCAGTTCCTGGTGGTGGGGCTACATTCTGTTTTACATTAAAAAATGGATAG